A single region of the Vicia villosa cultivar HV-30 ecotype Madison, WI linkage group LG4, Vvil1.0, whole genome shotgun sequence genome encodes:
- the LOC131597547 gene encoding uncharacterized protein LOC131597547 — MPGIFRSSLELKMDIPTDTVKERTRHTRAYKIPYIDVLGLIGLRSRLKRDVLRDFNHDYGNLLSILNTSFDPMALITLFQFYDPQLRCFTFQDYQLVPTLEEFSYILNIRITDDVPFVRVPEVLRFERIAEALHMGIKEVERNWKSSGGIPGFYLCFLISRAEDAAKKEHWVDFSRLLAIMIYGIVLFPSRENFVSLSVLVFHCCISGSCCICRWNYCVGKVWNIITSCGQYPNVPLMGTRGCISYNPTLAYRQLGYVMEDPLQLEKIAHAWTKVHKRDQTTLSKKVPISMGPYKKWVEARVADLLLPFARSCPLYEQPPVVLSDTVAAELYIQAKADNIKLKAKDKEVGLERYFQDHKKAELARKLKHAQGEGSNMKRAQRRSHDLMEESLYRKQQECAKLRRSENNSKRKVQDSEKQLMEEKAKSAHLEEELARL, encoded by the exons atgcctg GGATATTCAGGAGTTCACTCGAGTTGAAGATGGACATTCCCACTGATACTGTCAAAGAACGTACGAGGCATACAAGAGCTTATAAGATTCCATATATTGATGTTTTAGGGTTGATAGGTTTGAGATCTCGGTTGAAAAGGGATGTTCTTCGTGACTTCAATCATGATTATGGCAATTTGCTTTCCATCCTCAATACATCTTTTGATCCAATGGCTTTGATCACCTtgtttcagttctatgatccgcaGTTGAGATGTTTTACATTCCAAGACTATCAATTGGTCCCAACGCTCGAGGAGTTTTCTTACATACTCAACATCCGAATCACTGATGATGTACCTTTTGTTCGAGTTCCTGAGGTTTTGAGGTTTGAAAGGATAGCCGAAGCTCTTCACATGGGTATAAAGGAGGTAGAAAGAAATTGGAAATCATCGGGCGGTATTCCTGGTTTCTATCTTTGCTTTCTGATTAGTAGGGCTGAGGATGCGGCTAAGAAAGAGCATTGGGTTGATTTTAGTCGTTTGCTTGCTATCATGATCTATGGCATTGTCTTATTCCCATCAAGAGAGAACTTTGTGAGTTTGTCGGTTCTTGTCTTCCATTGTTGTATAAGTGGTTCATGTTGCATTTGCCG GTGGAACTATTGTGTGGGGAAGGTTTGGAACATCATCACCAGTTGCGGTCAATATCCCAATGTTCCTCTCATGGGAACCAGAGGCTGCATTAGTTACAATCCCACGCTCGCTTACCGTCAATTGGGATACGTAATGGAAG ATCCTTTGCAACTAGAAAAGATAGCGCATGCTTGGACTAAGGTTCACAAGAGAGATCAGACTACTTTGAGCAAGAAGGTTCCTATTTCTATGGGTCCTTACAAGAAGTGGGTTGAAGCAAGAGTGGCAGATCTGTTGTTGCCATTTGCGAGGTCATGCCCATTGTACGAGCAACCTCCCGTGGTTTTATCTGATACAGTTGCGGCTGAGCTCTATATTCAAGCCAAGGCGGACAACATCAAGCTAAAAGCAAAGGACAAAGAGGTTGGCTTGGAGAGGTATTTTCAAGATCACAAAAAGGCGGAATTGGCTCGTAAGCTCAAGCATGCACAAGGTGAAGGTTCAAACATGAAACGTGCTCAAAGGCGATCTCATGACTTGATGGAAGAAAGCTTGTACCGAAAACAGCAAGAATGTGCGAAGTTGCGAAGGTCTGAAAACAATAGCAAGAGAAAGGTGCAGGATTCAGAAAAGCAATTGATGGAAGAAAAAGCCAAGTCAGCTCATCTTGAAGAAGAGCTCGCAAGACTCTGA